The Sinomonas sp. P10A9 genome includes a window with the following:
- a CDS encoding M18 family aminopeptidase — protein MPTAAHLHALDLGRFVMASPSSFHAVAEGARRLAEAGFQILDEADSWPSAPGGYAVVRDGALIAWTLPDGAGPTTPFRILGAHTDSPSFKLKPKPTTGRFGWLQAGVEVYGGPLLNSWLDRELRLAGRLVTHDGAQHLAASGPLLRFPQLAIHLDRAVNEGLVLGKQQHMNPVWGLGDPSGADLVAVLAEAAGLDPARVGGYDVVVADTQEPAIFGANGEFFASGRLDNLSSVHAGLVALIGQYTNPVVEGRSSSGAERSRGGGAESTSRSTDPIPVLAAFDHEEVGSASRSGASGPFLEDVLARIADGLDASASERRRAFAASWHVSADAGHAVHPNYAERHDPANHPLLNGGPLLKINANQRYATDAPGAALWARLCAEAEVPYQEFVSNNDVPCGSTIGPLTATRLGIRTVDVGVPLLSMHSARELAGVQDPWRLSRVAERFFRG, from the coding sequence ATGCCTACCGCCGCGCATCTGCATGCCCTTGACCTCGGCCGCTTCGTCATGGCCTCGCCGTCGAGTTTCCACGCCGTCGCGGAGGGCGCGCGCCGGCTCGCCGAGGCGGGGTTCCAGATCCTCGACGAGGCTGACTCCTGGCCGAGCGCTCCCGGCGGCTATGCGGTGGTCCGCGACGGCGCGCTCATCGCCTGGACGTTGCCCGACGGCGCCGGCCCGACCACGCCCTTCCGCATCCTCGGCGCACACACCGACTCGCCCTCCTTCAAGCTCAAGCCCAAGCCCACTACCGGTCGCTTCGGCTGGCTCCAGGCTGGCGTTGAGGTGTACGGCGGCCCGCTGCTGAACTCGTGGCTGGACCGCGAGCTGCGCCTCGCCGGTCGTCTCGTGACGCACGACGGCGCGCAGCACCTCGCCGCGTCCGGCCCGCTCCTGCGGTTCCCGCAGCTCGCCATCCACCTCGACCGTGCGGTCAACGAGGGCCTCGTGCTGGGCAAGCAGCAGCACATGAACCCGGTCTGGGGCCTCGGCGACCCCTCCGGAGCGGATCTGGTCGCGGTCCTGGCCGAGGCCGCGGGGCTCGACCCGGCGCGGGTCGGCGGGTATGACGTCGTCGTGGCCGACACGCAGGAGCCGGCGATCTTCGGGGCGAACGGGGAGTTCTTCGCCTCGGGCCGGCTCGACAACCTGTCCTCGGTCCACGCGGGCCTCGTGGCGCTCATCGGGCAATACACGAATCCGGTGGTCGAGGGGCGTTCGTCGAGTGGAGCGGAGCGGAGCCGCGGCGGAGGAGCCGAGTCGACATCCCGTTCCACCGATCCGATTCCGGTGCTTGCCGCGTTCGACCACGAGGAGGTCGGCTCGGCCTCCCGTTCGGGCGCCTCGGGCCCGTTCCTCGAGGACGTGCTGGCCCGCATCGCGGATGGCCTCGACGCCTCGGCGAGCGAGCGCCGTCGGGCCTTCGCCGCCTCGTGGCACGTCTCCGCCGATGCCGGCCACGCCGTGCACCCCAACTACGCCGAGCGCCATGATCCGGCCAACCACCCGCTGCTCAACGGCGGCCCGCTCCTGAAGATCAACGCGAACCAGCGCTATGCGACGGACGCGCCGGGTGCGGCTCTGTGGGCGCGGCTGTGCGCCGAGGCCGAGGTGCCGTACCAGGAGTTCGTCTCGAACAACGACGTGCCGTGCGGCTCGACGATCGGCCCGCTCACGGCGACGCGGCTCGGGATCCGGACCGTGGACGTCGGCGTGCCGCTGCTGTCGATGCACTCTGCGCGCGAGCTCGCCGGGGTGCAGGACCCGTGGCGCCTCTCGCGCGTCGCGGAGCGGTTCTTCCGGGGCTGA
- a CDS encoding Fic family protein has protein sequence MNHVSALFSPELDDSAYLPWDELRYRTVPSFLGSDADHELWWAALVLSRRARRRDLGLLQADGRPFGLVLTDRTLKASERIARETGGRLGLPEDVLGPSDRNQFIVRSLVEEAITSSQLEGASTSRRVAREMLDSGREPATKSELMIVNNYAAMQRIRDVAEQPLTPDLVLELHRILTDGTLEDPDDAGRLETPDVERVAVWDNDVKVHTPPPAEQLPERLQRVCDFANGTLEPDVYLPPVVRAVVVHFMVGYDHYFADGNGRTARALFYWSMLHEGYWLSQYVAISKILRKAPSRYSLAYRHTEDDDGDLTYFVHFQVDVILRAIRELNNYLDAKGRELRSARSALREHAHELNQRQLQTIEDAVRDSETVTARAYAGHYGVSGETARQDLAQLVRLGYMVRSKAGKQFVWRPVEGLAGMLGRPEPPAR, from the coding sequence ATGAACCACGTCAGCGCCTTGTTCAGTCCGGAACTCGATGATTCGGCGTACCTTCCGTGGGACGAGCTGCGATACCGCACCGTCCCGTCGTTCCTGGGCAGCGATGCTGACCACGAGCTGTGGTGGGCCGCCCTCGTGCTATCCCGCCGCGCACGCCGCCGTGACCTCGGATTGCTACAGGCGGACGGGAGACCGTTCGGCCTGGTCCTCACGGACCGGACCCTCAAGGCCTCTGAACGGATCGCTCGCGAGACGGGGGGGCGGCTGGGCCTGCCCGAGGACGTCCTGGGGCCCTCTGACCGGAACCAGTTCATCGTGCGCTCGCTCGTCGAGGAGGCCATTACCTCATCGCAGCTTGAGGGCGCCTCGACGTCGCGACGAGTGGCCCGCGAGATGCTGGATTCGGGTCGCGAACCGGCCACGAAGTCCGAGCTCATGATCGTCAACAACTATGCGGCGATGCAGCGCATCCGGGACGTCGCGGAACAGCCGCTCACACCGGATCTCGTCCTGGAGCTTCATCGCATCCTTACCGATGGGACGCTCGAAGACCCCGACGACGCGGGCCGGCTCGAGACCCCGGACGTCGAGCGGGTCGCGGTCTGGGACAACGACGTGAAGGTGCACACCCCGCCGCCCGCCGAACAGCTGCCCGAGCGCCTTCAACGCGTATGTGACTTCGCCAACGGGACGCTCGAGCCGGACGTGTACCTGCCCCCAGTGGTGAGGGCCGTCGTCGTGCATTTCATGGTCGGTTACGACCACTACTTTGCCGACGGCAACGGACGCACGGCCCGAGCGCTGTTCTACTGGAGCATGCTCCACGAGGGCTACTGGCTGAGCCAGTACGTGGCGATCTCGAAGATCCTGCGCAAGGCACCGTCGCGCTACAGCCTCGCCTATCGCCACACCGAGGACGACGACGGTGACCTCACCTACTTCGTGCACTTCCAGGTCGACGTCATCCTGCGGGCCATCCGCGAGCTTAACAACTACCTCGATGCCAAGGGGCGCGAGCTCCGATCGGCACGCTCAGCCCTGCGTGAGCATGCCCATGAGCTCAACCAGCGTCAGCTCCAGACCATCGAGGATGCTGTGCGAGACTCCGAGACGGTCACCGCCAGGGCGTACGCCGGCCACTACGGCGTTTCAGGGGAAACCGCACGCCAGGACCTCGCCCAGCTGGTCCGGCTCGGGTACATGGTGCGCTCGAAGGCCGGGAAACAGTTCGTGTGGAGGCCAGTCGAGGGTCTCGCGGGGATGCTGGGCAGACCAGAGCCGCCCGCCCGCTGA
- a CDS encoding glutamine amidotransferase yields the protein MRPFLLLAARDHDEVADDEYRAFCAYSGLAPDELHRVRAEAASLPEIRLEDYSGVILGGSPFTASDPVEDKGPVQIRVEAEIRALLDRIVAADFPFLGACYGVGILGTHRGAVVDRRFGEPVGAVKVRLSAVGLNDPICAGLDPAFFAFVGHKEAVRTLPPDAALLAGSDTCPVQMFRFRKNLYATQFHPELDHTGLERRIDAYRHSGYFPPHEAESVKERARGVLVTEPQKILANFVARYGA from the coding sequence ATGAGGCCGTTCCTGCTCCTCGCCGCCCGCGACCATGACGAGGTGGCCGACGACGAGTACCGCGCCTTCTGCGCCTACAGCGGGCTCGCACCGGACGAGCTGCATCGGGTTCGGGCCGAAGCCGCGTCGCTGCCGGAGATTCGGCTCGAGGACTACTCGGGTGTGATCCTCGGCGGCAGCCCGTTCACCGCGTCGGACCCGGTCGAGGACAAGGGACCGGTCCAGATCCGCGTCGAGGCCGAGATCCGCGCACTGCTGGACCGGATCGTCGCCGCGGACTTCCCGTTCCTGGGGGCGTGCTACGGCGTCGGCATCCTGGGCACTCACCGGGGTGCCGTCGTCGACCGTCGCTTCGGCGAGCCCGTGGGCGCGGTCAAGGTGAGGCTCTCAGCCGTGGGGCTCAACGACCCGATCTGCGCGGGCCTCGACCCCGCGTTTTTTGCGTTCGTGGGGCACAAGGAGGCCGTGCGCACCCTGCCGCCGGACGCCGCGCTGCTCGCCGGTTCTGACACGTGCCCCGTGCAGATGTTCCGCTTCCGGAAGAACCTCTACGCGACGCAGTTCCACCCCGAACTCGACCACACGGGGCTCGAGCGGCGCATCGACGCGTACCGGCACTCGGGGTACTTCCCGCCCCACGAGGCCGAGTCGGTCAAGGAGCGCGCCCGCGGAGTGCTCGTGACCGAGCCGCAGAAGATCCTGGCCAACTTCGTGGCCCGGTACGGCGCCTGA
- a CDS encoding copper resistance CopC family protein, whose protein sequence is MRIPSLTVLRKAATAALLVAAMLLPAAAAAQAHDVIESTNPADGSTVQTVPDSVVLTFDHTPIAIGTEIQVKDPSGTNVSNGPANIVDTNVTQPIKPGAPAGVYTVVWRVVSADSHPIEGTFTFTAKAAASGSAAASAGAQSAAASGPASAAPASSGSNDGLVLWLVIAVVAVAAVVGLAFFVRRAVARGGQDTAARD, encoded by the coding sequence ATGCGCATCCCCTCGCTCACCGTGCTGAGGAAGGCCGCGACCGCCGCTCTCCTCGTGGCCGCCATGCTGCTGCCCGCAGCGGCGGCCGCCCAGGCCCACGACGTCATCGAGTCGACGAACCCGGCAGACGGCTCCACCGTGCAGACGGTGCCTGACTCGGTGGTCCTGACCTTCGACCACACGCCGATTGCCATCGGCACGGAGATCCAGGTCAAGGATCCGTCGGGGACCAACGTCTCCAACGGCCCCGCCAACATCGTGGACACCAACGTCACCCAGCCGATCAAGCCGGGCGCACCGGCCGGGGTCTACACGGTCGTGTGGCGGGTGGTCTCCGCCGACTCGCACCCCATCGAAGGCACCTTCACGTTCACCGCGAAGGCCGCGGCGAGCGGGTCGGCGGCCGCGAGCGCGGGTGCCCAGAGCGCGGCGGCCAGCGGCCCCGCGTCGGCGGCTCCGGCGTCGTCCGGTTCGAACGACGGCCTCGTCCTGTGGCTTGTCATCGCAGTGGTGGCGGTGGCCGCCGTCGTGGGCCTGGCGTTCTTTGTCCGGCGAGCCGTGGCGCGAGGAGGGCAGGACACGGCGGCCCGGGACTGA
- a CDS encoding YcnI family protein: protein MKNTLRRAATAIGTVTATAALIVAGAAAANAHVTVSPDDTGANGYSHLTFNMPNESATAKTNKLEVKLPTDTPFTSVSVKPVEGWTAQVVTSDLPKPVTVAGATVTKAPTEVVWTANDDAHQIGQNQYQAFSLSVGRLPAAGTKVTLPTAQTYTDGTVVNWDEEAQEGQAEPEHPAPSFTTTAADDAKESATASAPPTASGETGASPATAAPASQTGDATGAWGLGLGALGAVLGAAALALVLTGRRKAAK, encoded by the coding sequence ATGAAGAACACCCTCCGCCGCGCCGCCACGGCGATCGGCACCGTCACCGCAACCGCCGCGCTGATCGTTGCCGGCGCGGCCGCCGCGAACGCGCACGTCACGGTGAGCCCCGATGACACCGGCGCCAACGGCTACTCGCACCTGACGTTCAACATGCCCAACGAGTCGGCCACGGCCAAGACGAACAAGCTCGAGGTCAAGCTCCCCACCGACACCCCGTTCACCTCCGTCTCGGTCAAGCCGGTCGAGGGCTGGACCGCGCAGGTCGTCACCTCCGATCTGCCCAAGCCCGTCACCGTGGCCGGCGCGACCGTGACCAAAGCCCCGACCGAGGTCGTCTGGACCGCGAACGACGACGCCCACCAGATCGGCCAGAACCAGTACCAGGCCTTCTCCCTCTCCGTCGGCCGACTCCCCGCTGCCGGGACCAAGGTCACCCTCCCGACCGCCCAGACGTACACCGACGGCACCGTCGTGAACTGGGACGAGGAGGCCCAGGAGGGTCAGGCCGAGCCTGAGCACCCCGCGCCGTCGTTCACCACGACCGCGGCCGACGACGCCAAGGAGTCCGCCACGGCCTCGGCCCCGCCCACCGCGTCCGGCGAGACCGGGGCGAGCCCGGCGACGGCAGCCCCGGCCTCGCAGACCGGCGACGCGACCGGGGCCTGGGGTCTGGGCCTCGGCGCGCTCGGGGCGGTCCTCGGCGCCGCGGCCCTGGCCCTTGTCCTGACCGGACGCCGCAAGGCCGCAAAGTAG
- a CDS encoding S53 family peptidase, translated as MRKILTAAAAGLLLAGVATTPAWAAPGPNPQSDHSIQVCATPRAGDAACHARQAVDANGHPIANATTPPSSGLTPSQLRDAYKLTSAASGGKTVAIVDAYGYPNLEADLGVYRAQFGLPACTTANGCLKVMNQNGGTSLPRFNTGWAQEQSLDVDAVSAACPDCKIVVLQANSASFADLGTAVQTAAKLPGVAAISNSYGGSDAADSTYGNYYNFPGIAVTASAGDNGYKGASYPASSSYVVAVGGTSLNSAPGTSRGWSESVWSGTGSGCSSLNAALSAASSSNTGCAGRAMNDVSAASDPSNGGLAVYYPTSKTSSTWGQFGGTSEASPIIASVYAQSGNTGSAATGTYANSIPYAHTSSLFDVASGNNGTCPTTQWCTAGAGWDGPTGVGTPNGTGGF; from the coding sequence ATGAGGAAGATACTCACCGCAGCGGCCGCAGGTCTGCTCCTCGCCGGCGTCGCCACCACGCCAGCGTGGGCAGCACCCGGCCCGAACCCGCAGTCGGACCACTCCATTCAAGTCTGCGCGACGCCCCGCGCCGGCGACGCTGCGTGCCATGCGCGGCAGGCGGTGGACGCAAACGGCCACCCGATCGCCAACGCGACCACGCCGCCGTCGTCCGGTCTGACCCCCTCCCAGCTCAGGGACGCATACAAGCTCACTAGCGCGGCCTCGGGCGGCAAGACCGTGGCGATCGTGGATGCGTACGGCTACCCGAACCTTGAGGCGGACCTCGGCGTCTATCGAGCCCAATTCGGCCTGCCCGCGTGCACGACGGCCAACGGCTGCCTGAAGGTGATGAACCAGAACGGCGGCACGAGCCTCCCGCGGTTCAACACCGGCTGGGCGCAGGAGCAGTCGCTCGACGTCGACGCCGTCTCTGCCGCGTGCCCCGACTGCAAGATCGTGGTCCTCCAGGCCAATTCGGCGTCGTTCGCCGACCTTGGCACTGCGGTGCAGACGGCCGCGAAGCTCCCCGGCGTCGCAGCGATCTCGAACTCGTACGGCGGCTCGGACGCGGCCGACTCGACCTACGGCAACTACTACAACTTCCCGGGCATCGCTGTGACGGCGAGCGCCGGCGACAACGGCTACAAGGGCGCCTCCTACCCGGCATCCTCGAGCTACGTTGTGGCGGTGGGTGGAACCTCGCTCAACTCAGCGCCGGGTACCTCACGGGGCTGGAGCGAGTCGGTGTGGAGTGGGACCGGCTCGGGCTGCTCGAGCCTCAACGCGGCCCTTTCGGCGGCATCCTCGTCCAACACAGGCTGCGCCGGACGCGCGATGAACGATGTCTCCGCTGCCTCGGATCCGAGCAATGGCGGGCTCGCCGTGTACTACCCGACCTCGAAGACTTCCTCGACCTGGGGCCAGTTCGGCGGCACGAGTGAGGCCTCGCCGATCATCGCCTCGGTCTATGCGCAGAGCGGCAACACCGGCTCCGCCGCGACCGGAACGTACGCGAACTCGATCCCGTACGCCCACACGTCGAGCCTGTTCGACGTGGCTTCCGGCAACAACGGCACCTGCCCGACCACCCAGTGGTGCACGGCCGGAGCCGGCTGGGACGGCCCCACCGGGGTCGGCACGCCGAACGGCACCGGGGGCTTCTAG
- a CDS encoding response regulator, whose protein sequence is MEADPAGRPHEVAHGGAPLRLLLVDDQPLLRMGFRLVLESEDGIEVVGEAGNGEEAVRLTRSLAPDVVLMDVRMPVMDGIEATRRIAAEHSAARIIILTTFDLDEYAFAGLQAGASAFLLKDVVPAELVQAVRLVASGDAVVSPRVTQRLLETYVRGASPGQPAESDPALDPLLKDLTPRELEVLRAICEGLSNAEIAHRFFLSEATVKSHVRRILTKLHLRDRVQAVVYGYETGLIIPSNPDF, encoded by the coding sequence ATGGAGGCCGACCCTGCCGGACGACCGCATGAGGTGGCGCACGGCGGCGCGCCACTGCGCCTGCTCCTCGTCGACGATCAGCCGCTGCTGAGGATGGGCTTCCGGCTCGTGCTCGAATCCGAGGACGGGATCGAGGTGGTCGGCGAGGCCGGCAACGGCGAGGAGGCGGTGCGCCTCACGCGCTCGCTCGCGCCGGACGTGGTGCTCATGGACGTGCGGATGCCCGTCATGGACGGCATCGAGGCCACACGGCGCATCGCGGCCGAGCACTCCGCGGCGCGGATCATCATCCTCACGACCTTCGATCTCGACGAGTACGCCTTCGCGGGCCTTCAGGCCGGCGCCTCCGCATTCCTGCTCAAGGACGTTGTTCCGGCCGAGCTCGTCCAGGCAGTGCGCCTCGTGGCGAGCGGCGACGCCGTCGTGAGCCCCCGCGTGACCCAGCGCCTGCTCGAGACCTACGTGCGCGGCGCGTCGCCCGGCCAGCCTGCCGAGTCGGACCCCGCGCTCGACCCCCTCCTCAAGGACCTCACGCCGCGCGAGCTCGAGGTGCTCCGGGCGATCTGCGAGGGCCTGAGCAACGCCGAGATTGCGCACCGCTTCTTCCTCTCCGAGGCGACCGTCAAGAGCCACGTGCGGCGGATCCTGACCAAGCTGCACCTGCGGGACCGCGTCCAGGCCGTCGTGTACGGCTACGAGACCGGGCTCATCATCCCGAGCAACCCGGACTTCTGA
- a CDS encoding sensor histidine kinase produces MPALPAQNLVLAAPPRRGRLRAYLADHPVAMDWIVVAAATLLTLPLFAEFAIQGHWVRFALLAVQQLALRARRRSPWAVLVVTVAIDAALLYQSPNSSVMSGAMFFALYSVAVAAPALVAFGAALLASVPASVYYAFVYTPHGPEISANARYVGLVAAVSVLLMDVIAAGLGAWVRGSREHQAEVRAWAMRRAELASVQERNRIAREMHDVVAHSLTVMVTLSDGAAKVAPKDVERAQEVLGELSRTGRTALADMRRVLGVLRENPGTSLAPTPGMESLHALVAGFRTAGLPAVLTLTGAPPPPDPAFQLAIYRIVQESLTNALRYGRSVGRVDVTVEREGSRVRIRVENDGGTHDGAEPRLGTGGGLAGMRERAALYGGTLHAGPRPGGGWVVETELHWIEGDR; encoded by the coding sequence GTGCCAGCGCTGCCCGCGCAGAACCTCGTGCTCGCGGCCCCGCCCCGGCGGGGCCGCCTTCGCGCGTACCTGGCCGACCACCCGGTGGCGATGGACTGGATCGTCGTCGCGGCCGCGACCCTCCTGACGCTTCCACTCTTCGCCGAATTCGCGATACAGGGCCATTGGGTGAGGTTCGCGCTCCTCGCGGTCCAGCAGCTCGCCCTGCGAGCCCGACGGCGCTCGCCCTGGGCCGTTCTTGTCGTCACCGTGGCGATCGATGCCGCCCTGCTGTACCAGTCTCCGAACAGCTCCGTCATGAGTGGGGCGATGTTCTTCGCCCTCTACTCCGTGGCGGTTGCGGCGCCGGCCCTGGTCGCGTTCGGCGCGGCCCTCCTCGCCTCCGTGCCTGCCTCGGTGTACTACGCGTTCGTGTACACGCCGCACGGCCCCGAGATCTCTGCCAATGCCCGGTACGTTGGCCTCGTAGCGGCCGTGTCCGTGCTGCTCATGGACGTCATCGCAGCCGGTCTCGGCGCGTGGGTGCGGGGCAGTCGCGAGCACCAGGCCGAGGTCAGGGCCTGGGCCATGCGCCGCGCCGAACTCGCCTCGGTCCAGGAGCGGAATCGGATCGCGCGGGAGATGCATGACGTCGTCGCGCACTCCCTCACGGTCATGGTCACCCTGAGCGACGGCGCCGCGAAGGTCGCGCCCAAGGACGTGGAACGGGCCCAAGAGGTGCTCGGCGAGCTGTCCCGGACCGGCCGGACGGCACTCGCGGATATGCGGCGCGTGCTCGGCGTCCTGCGGGAGAACCCCGGGACCAGCCTCGCGCCCACGCCAGGGATGGAGAGCCTGCACGCGCTCGTGGCCGGTTTCCGAACGGCGGGGCTGCCGGCGGTGCTGACTCTCACCGGCGCGCCGCCGCCGCCCGATCCGGCCTTCCAGCTGGCCATCTACCGCATCGTCCAGGAGTCCCTCACCAATGCCCTGCGGTACGGGCGCAGCGTCGGCAGGGTCGACGTGACGGTGGAGCGGGAGGGCAGTCGCGTGCGGATCCGGGTCGAGAACGACGGCGGGACGCACGACGGCGCGGAGCCTCGCCTCGGGACCGGCGGGGGACTCGCCGGGATGCGCGAACGGGCCGCCCTGTACGGGGGGACACTACACGCCGGTCCGCGGCCTGGAGGAGGATGGGTCGTGGAGACCGAACTCCACTGGATCGAGGGGGATCGCTGA
- a CDS encoding ABC transporter permease: MSAAVKPSHAAAAPVLTGPSFVRVLTSERIKLFSLLSTRILLLCAVALMIGFSALQAWGFGQALNAQRSGATGPREAIDVPSLLPQLPSAGVSFSQLIIGSLAVLMVSAEFSSGMSRATFAAVPKRWPVLTAKAVYAVVLGFVLTYVGAYLGGLVAQPILGNYDLHLDMASWDVQRHMLLSAAYVAAVALMGLGLGALLRNSAGGIVILVALLFVLPIIFQLIPGDFFKEARKYLPTNAANAMMETGSSAPLNTALLEPWQGTLVLGAYVVVLLAAAFTTLKQRDV, from the coding sequence ATGAGCGCCGCAGTCAAGCCATCCCACGCCGCGGCCGCGCCGGTGCTGACCGGCCCCAGCTTCGTCCGCGTCCTCACCTCGGAGCGCATCAAGCTCTTCTCGCTCCTCTCGACCCGCATCCTCCTGCTGTGCGCAGTCGCCCTGATGATCGGCTTCTCCGCGCTCCAGGCGTGGGGGTTCGGGCAGGCGCTCAACGCCCAGCGCAGCGGCGCCACTGGGCCGCGCGAGGCGATCGACGTGCCCTCCCTGCTCCCGCAGCTCCCGAGCGCCGGCGTTTCGTTCTCGCAGCTCATCATCGGCTCACTGGCCGTGCTCATGGTCAGCGCGGAGTTCAGCTCCGGCATGTCCCGCGCCACCTTCGCGGCAGTACCCAAGCGCTGGCCGGTCCTGACGGCGAAGGCTGTGTACGCCGTCGTCCTCGGGTTCGTCCTGACCTACGTGGGCGCGTACCTCGGCGGCCTCGTGGCGCAGCCGATCCTCGGCAACTATGACCTCCACCTCGATATGGCCTCTTGGGACGTTCAGCGGCACATGCTCCTGAGTGCCGCCTACGTCGCTGCCGTGGCGCTCATGGGCCTCGGGCTGGGCGCGCTCCTGCGGAACTCGGCGGGGGGGATCGTGATCCTCGTTGCGCTCCTGTTCGTCCTGCCGATCATCTTCCAGCTCATCCCGGGCGACTTCTTCAAGGAGGCACGCAAGTACCTCCCCACGAACGCGGCCAACGCCATGATGGAGACTGGCTCGAGTGCGCCGCTCAACACCGCCCTCCTCGAGCCCTGGCAGGGCACGCTGGTGCTCGGAGCCTATGTGGTCGTGCTGCTCGCGGCGGCCTTCACAACGCTCAAGCAGCGGGACGTTTAG
- a CDS encoding ABC transporter ATP-binding protein, whose product MIQARDLAKVYGDKTAVDGVTFTVQPGRVTGFLGPNGAGKSTTMRMIMGLDAPTRGSVTVNGEPYVKHQAPLREIGALLEARAVHPGRTAYTHLRALAATHGIPNSRVSEVIEMTGLGAVARKKVKGFSLGMGQRLGIAAALLGDPQVVVLDEPVNGLDPEGVLWVRNLVKYLASEGRTVFLSSHLMSEMSQTADHLIVIGRGRIIADAPIADILNGQGQARTRVRTDAPEQLAGLLAREGVSIQTKERELLEVSGLEPREIAQTALRNGVLVYELTPLTASLEEAYLELTKDDVEYRSDRPDAGHTTAKHAAEAGAAPTAASNPTASNPTGSGLEPTQTQEANR is encoded by the coding sequence ATGATCCAGGCAAGAGACCTGGCCAAGGTCTACGGGGACAAGACGGCGGTGGACGGCGTGACGTTCACCGTCCAGCCCGGCCGCGTCACCGGGTTCCTCGGCCCCAATGGCGCCGGCAAGTCCACCACGATGCGCATGATCATGGGCCTCGACGCGCCCACCCGCGGCAGCGTGACCGTCAACGGCGAGCCCTACGTCAAGCATCAGGCGCCGCTGCGCGAGATCGGCGCGCTCCTCGAGGCGCGCGCCGTCCATCCTGGTCGGACCGCCTACACCCACCTGCGCGCGCTCGCCGCAACGCACGGCATCCCGAACTCCCGCGTGAGCGAGGTCATCGAGATGACCGGACTCGGCGCCGTCGCCCGAAAGAAGGTCAAGGGCTTCTCCCTCGGTATGGGCCAGCGGCTCGGGATCGCCGCCGCGCTCCTGGGCGACCCGCAGGTCGTGGTCCTCGACGAACCCGTCAACGGGCTCGACCCGGAGGGCGTCTTGTGGGTCCGCAACCTCGTGAAGTACCTCGCGTCCGAGGGCCGCACGGTCTTCCTCTCGAGCCACCTCATGAGCGAGATGTCCCAGACCGCGGACCACCTCATCGTCATCGGACGCGGCAGGATCATCGCGGACGCTCCCATCGCGGACATCCTCAACGGCCAGGGACAGGCACGGACCCGCGTCCGCACCGACGCCCCGGAGCAGCTCGCGGGGCTCCTCGCCCGGGAGGGAGTGAGCATCCAGACCAAGGAGCGGGAGCTTCTCGAGGTCTCCGGGCTCGAGCCGCGCGAGATCGCGCAGACGGCCCTGCGCAATGGGGTGCTCGTCTACGAGCTCACCCCACTGACGGCCAGCCTCGAGGAGGCCTACCTCGAGCTCACCAAGGACGACGTGGAGTACCGGTCCGACCGGCCCGACGCCGGCCACACGACCGCCAAGCACGCCGCGGAGGCCGGAGCGGCCCCTACGGCGGCATCCAACCCCACAGCATCCAACCCCACGGGTTCGGGTCTCGAGCCCACCCAGACCCAGGAGGCGAACCGATGA